GTGGTGACGAGGTGATAAAGCTGACTAAAGCAGAGTTCGAATTACTTACCGCCTTTGCATTGCATCCACAGCAAGTACTATCACGTGAGCGGCTAATGCAGCAAACAAGCCACCGTAATGAAGATGTAAATGATAGAACCATTGATGTCATTATTCGCCGTTTGCGAAATAAACTACAGGCAGACCTGTTTGTAACGGTTCACGGAGAAGGCTATTTGTTTGCGACAAAGGTTAAAGATTAGTTTTTGTCGTCACACGATAAATGGGGTAAAAGTCTGCAGGGGCTAAGCTGTTGTTAAACATATTGAGTTGCACAGTTCCTTGTTCTAACGCCTGTATTTGTGGGCCAATATCCCCAAATGAGTGTGCCCCCTCCAGTAGTTTTACCGCAATATCTATTGCCAATTTACCTTGTAACACCACTTGATCATCACTACTGAAAGCCACTTTATTGCGATAAAGTCCGCGCAAGGTCGCTGGCGATAAATAGCTGCTCACAAGTTTTACTTGGCCAGTTAATCGTTTATGTTGCAATGTTCCTATTGCTGCTTCAATAGCAACGGCACTGCCTAGAATATAACTAGGAACATGATCATTAAGTAGATTATGAAGTTGGTCACGATAAAGGTCACGATTATTATCGGTATGACGAATTGACGAAACCACAATAGGACTATCGGCAATAGCATCTTGAATACCGAGCTCAACCCAATCGCTGCCGCCAACACTTTCTGGGCCGGTGAGTAGAGCGAGTGTTACTGGAGACGATGGCGGTAAATTTTTTACAGCTTTGGCGATAAAGTGGCCAGCTTTCCAGCCCATTTGATACCAATTGACGCCTACACGAGTTGTTATAATGGGGTTATCGAGTCTATTCACTAACGCTATGATGGGTTTATTAATTAGCCCCGGATATTGATCAAGTAAATTGGGGGCCACAGCACCGAGTAAGATGGCATCGAACGGTTGATTAAGGCAGTATTCAAGTTGTTTTAGTTGTTGCTCTTTTCTGTAATAGCTACCAGCTTCAAATAATTCTAAATTAATGCCTAATTGGCTGGCTTTTGACACCAAACCATAATCAATGCCGATCCAATAAGCGTCTTTAAGGTGAGGTACTAAGGCACAGATTCGCCAAGCCTTTTTGGCCGAGGTCAGTTGATTATATTGTATTGATTTTACTGTTTGAATTTTGGCATTAAAGGGCGTGCGCTGCTGTAATGTCCAGCTAGAATCGGATGTTGCTTCAGCAAGTAATGGTATTGTCCCTAAGCAAGCTATGAGCAAATAAATAAGTCGGCGCATTATATTGTCTCGATTAAGGTTTCTAAACAGAACACTAAAAAATTTTCGTAATTATAACATTTTAAGGAATGACTGTGAGCACTTTATCACTATCAGGCAAGAGCTTAGTGGGTCGCCTTATGTTGGCATTCTGTCTGCTCGGATTGTTATTGTTAATGTTAGTTAGCCTTGGCAGCATTTCGCTTTATTGGGTAAAGCTGGCTGACCAGTATCTATATGAAGAGGCGTTACCTGCATCTGAGGCTGCAAGGCAATTGATGCAGTCTTCTAATGGCTTGCTCGACAATGCCCAAGCGCTTGAACGAGTGGAAGAAGAGGCTCAACGCGCTTTCCTTGGGCGTAAGTTATCACTGGAAAGCACTAATTTGCTTTCTGCTATTGAACGACTCAATTCGTTAAATCTACAAAATCATGGTGTTAATAAAGATCAGCATTTAGCTTTATTAGCTGGCGAAATTATCCATGACTTATCGGTATTCGGCCGCCAAGTGGGTAAACGTTTAGTGTTGGCGGCGCAATTGATTAATAAAGGAGCCGCACTGGCGGAAGCGGCCAGTAACAGTGGTGTTTTACTTGAAGCAGAACAAGCCGTGGTCGATTCAACCATTTTGGCCAAGTTGAGTTTAGCTTACCCTCAAGTGGTTGGCGCTGAACAAAGTGCCAAACTTTTGGACTCCATCATAGAGCAAGACTTGGATGTCCGTGAACGTTTAAATCGAGCTTTGGGATTGATCCATCACATTGAGTTAGTAGGGCA
The nucleotide sequence above comes from Shewanella sp. Arc9-LZ. Encoded proteins:
- the torT gene encoding TMAO reductase system periplasmic protein TorT; this translates as MRRLIYLLIACLGTIPLLAEATSDSSWTLQQRTPFNAKIQTVKSIQYNQLTSAKKAWRICALVPHLKDAYWIGIDYGLVSKASQLGINLELFEAGSYYRKEQQLKQLEYCLNQPFDAILLGAVAPNLLDQYPGLINKPIIALVNRLDNPIITTRVGVNWYQMGWKAGHFIAKAVKNLPPSSPVTLALLTGPESVGGSDWVELGIQDAIADSPIVVSSIRHTDNNRDLYRDQLHNLLNDHVPSYILGSAVAIEAAIGTLQHKRLTGQVKLVSSYLSPATLRGLYRNKVAFSSDDQVVLQGKLAIDIAVKLLEGAHSFGDIGPQIQALEQGTVQLNMFNNSLAPADFYPIYRVTTKTNL